From Streptomyces sp. NBC_01460, a single genomic window includes:
- the pgsA gene encoding CDP-diacylglycerol--glycerol-3-phosphate 3-phosphatidyltransferase yields the protein MTGAPASAAGGSGATPVPRGGKLGAAAVNQAGLWNIANILTMVRLLLVPGFVMLLLHDGGYDPVWRSFAWAAFAVAMITDVFDGHLARTYNLVTDFGKIADPIADKAIMGAALICLSSLGDLPWWVTGVILFRELGITLMRFWVIRHSVIPASRGGKVKTLAQGIAVGMYVLALTGPLATLRFWVMAVAVVLTVVTGLDYVRQAVVLRGHGLAAEQAAALEAVAAAAEAEAGVGAGGECAADDVDAAGGDSVEPMVEPLGDPVGERVAGGRGTAEVER from the coding sequence ATGACGGGAGCCCCGGCATCCGCGGCAGGCGGCTCCGGCGCGACACCGGTTCCCCGCGGCGGCAAGCTGGGCGCGGCGGCCGTCAACCAGGCCGGTCTGTGGAACATCGCGAACATCCTCACGATGGTGCGCCTGCTGCTGGTCCCGGGCTTCGTCATGCTGCTTCTGCACGACGGGGGCTATGACCCGGTCTGGCGGTCGTTCGCCTGGGCGGCCTTCGCCGTCGCGATGATCACCGATGTCTTCGACGGGCATCTGGCGCGCACGTACAACCTGGTCACCGACTTCGGGAAGATCGCCGATCCGATCGCGGACAAGGCGATCATGGGCGCGGCGCTGATCTGCCTGTCCTCGCTCGGTGACCTGCCCTGGTGGGTCACCGGTGTGATCCTCTTCCGTGAACTCGGCATCACGCTGATGCGCTTCTGGGTCATCCGTCACTCCGTGATCCCCGCCAGCCGCGGCGGGAAGGTGAAGACCCTCGCCCAGGGCATCGCCGTGGGCATGTACGTCCTGGCGCTGACAGGGCCCCTGGCGACTCTGCGGTTCTGGGTGATGGCGGTCGCCGTCGTCCTGACGGTCGTCACCGGCCTCGACTACGTGCGGCAGGCCGTCGTGCTGCGCGGCCACGGGCTCGCGGCCGAGCAGGCCGCCGCCCTGGAAGCGGTCGCGGCGGCCGCGGAGGCGGAAGCGGGCGTGGGCGCGGGCGGCGAATGCGCCGCCGATGACGTCGACGCGGCCGGGGGAGACAGTGTGGAGCCCATGGTCGAGCCCCTCGGGGACCCCGTCGGAGAGCGTGTGGCGGGCGGTCGGGGGACTGCGGAGGTCGAGCGGTGA
- the rimO gene encoding 30S ribosomal protein S12 methylthiotransferase RimO — MPERRTVALVTLGCARNEVDSEELAGRLAADGWELVENATDADVAVVNTCGFVEAAKKDSVDALLEANDLKDHGRTQAVVAVGCMAERYGKDLAEALPEADGVLGFDDYADISDRLQTILNGGIHASHTPRDRRKLLPISPAERQDAAVALPGHAQEITPAPADLPEGVAPVSGPRAPLRRRLGTSPVASVKLASGCDRRCSFCAIPSFRGSFISRRPSDVLQETRWLAEQGVKEVMLVSENNTSYGKDLGDIRLLETLLPELADVDGIERIRVSYLQPAEMRPGLIDVLTSTPKVAPYFDLSFQHSAPGVLRAMRRFGDTDRFLELLDTIRGKAPQAGARSNFIVGFPGETEADLAELERFLTGARLDAIGVFGYSDEEGTEAVGYENKLDADVIAERLAHISQLAEELTSQRAEERVGETLQVLVESVESDEDGPVAVGRAAHQAPETDGQVIFTAREGLAPGRMVEAKAVGTEGVDLVAEHHELAEAAR, encoded by the coding sequence ATGCCCGAACGCCGTACCGTCGCCCTTGTCACTCTTGGCTGCGCCCGTAACGAGGTGGACTCGGAGGAGCTCGCAGGCCGCTTGGCAGCGGACGGCTGGGAGCTCGTCGAGAACGCCACGGACGCGGATGTCGCCGTCGTCAACACTTGTGGATTCGTCGAAGCCGCCAAGAAGGACTCCGTCGACGCCCTGCTCGAAGCCAACGATCTGAAGGATCACGGCAGAACCCAGGCCGTCGTGGCCGTCGGCTGCATGGCCGAGCGGTACGGCAAGGACCTCGCCGAGGCGCTGCCGGAAGCGGACGGAGTCCTCGGATTCGACGACTACGCCGACATCTCCGACCGTCTTCAGACCATTCTCAACGGTGGCATCCACGCCTCCCACACCCCGCGCGACCGCCGCAAGCTGCTGCCGATCAGCCCGGCCGAGCGGCAGGACGCCGCCGTCGCGCTGCCGGGGCACGCCCAGGAGATCACGCCGGCACCGGCGGACCTGCCGGAAGGTGTCGCACCGGTCTCGGGACCGCGGGCACCGCTGCGCCGCAGGCTGGGCACCAGCCCGGTCGCCTCCGTGAAGCTCGCCTCGGGCTGTGACCGGCGCTGCTCGTTCTGCGCCATCCCCTCCTTCCGCGGCTCGTTCATCTCGCGGCGCCCCTCCGACGTCCTCCAGGAGACCCGCTGGCTCGCCGAGCAGGGTGTCAAGGAGGTCATGCTCGTCTCCGAGAACAACACCTCCTACGGCAAGGACCTCGGGGACATCAGGCTCCTGGAGACCCTGCTGCCCGAGCTCGCCGACGTCGACGGGATCGAGCGGATCCGCGTCAGCTACCTGCAGCCCGCGGAGATGCGGCCGGGACTGATCGACGTACTCACCTCGACGCCGAAGGTCGCCCCGTACTTCGACCTCTCGTTCCAGCACTCCGCCCCCGGGGTCCTGCGCGCGATGCGGCGGTTCGGCGACACGGACCGTTTCCTCGAGCTGCTGGACACCATTCGGGGCAAGGCGCCGCAGGCCGGTGCCCGGTCGAACTTCATCGTGGGATTCCCCGGTGAGACGGAGGCCGACCTGGCCGAGCTGGAGCGCTTCCTCACCGGCGCGCGCCTGGACGCCATCGGGGTCTTCGGCTACTCCGACGAGGAGGGCACCGAGGCCGTCGGCTACGAGAACAAGCTGGACGCCGACGTCATCGCGGAGCGCCTCGCGCACATCTCGCAGCTCGCCGAGGAGCTGACCTCGCAGCGCGCCGAGGAGCGGGTCGGCGAGACCCTCCAGGTCCTCGTCGAGTCCGTGGAGTCCGACGAGGACGGCCCCGTGGCGGTGGGCCGAGCCGCCCACCAGGCGCCGGAAACGGACGGCCAGGTCATCTTCACCGCACGCGAAGGGCTCGCGCCGGGCCGTATGGTCGAAGCGAAGGCAGTGGGCACCGAGGGAGTGGACCTCGTGGCCGAACACCACGAGCTTGCGGAGGCAGCCAGATGA
- a CDS encoding Dps family protein, with the protein MSVVKSALSDGDRKVVGDALQGALVDLVDLSLVAKQVHWNVVGPRFRSVHLQLDEVVDTARQHSDTVAERASAVGVNPDGRSRTLAKTTAIDVVPDGWIKDVDAVRVLVDALRVVIDRMRERIDATGEPDPVSQDILITLTADLEKHAWMFQAESA; encoded by the coding sequence ATGTCTGTCGTGAAGAGCGCTCTGTCCGATGGCGACCGCAAGGTCGTGGGCGACGCGCTGCAAGGCGCGCTGGTCGACCTGGTCGACCTCTCCCTGGTGGCCAAGCAGGTCCACTGGAACGTGGTCGGCCCCCGCTTCCGCTCCGTGCACCTGCAGCTCGACGAGGTCGTCGACACGGCACGACAGCACTCGGACACGGTCGCGGAGAGGGCTTCCGCGGTCGGCGTCAACCCGGACGGCCGGTCCAGGACGCTCGCGAAGACCACGGCGATCGATGTCGTGCCCGACGGCTGGATCAAGGACGTGGACGCGGTACGTGTCCTCGTGGACGCCCTTCGCGTGGTCATCGACCGCATGCGGGAGCGGATCGACGCGACCGGCGAACCGGACCCCGTGAGCCAGGACATCCTCATCACGCTCACCGCGGATCTCGAGAAGCACGCGTGGATGTTCCAGGCCGAGAGCGCCTGA
- a CDS encoding helix-turn-helix domain-containing protein: protein MILLRRLLGDVLRRQRQRQGRTLREVSSSARVSLGYLSEVERGQKEASSELLSAICDALDVRMSELMREVSDELSLAELAESAAASDAVPVPVRPMLNSVSVASVAGVPTGRVTIKAPAEAVDVVAA from the coding sequence ATGATTCTGCTCCGTCGCCTGCTTGGTGACGTGCTGCGTCGGCAGCGCCAGCGCCAAGGCCGTACTCTGCGCGAAGTCTCCTCGTCCGCCCGAGTCTCGCTCGGCTATCTCTCCGAGGTGGAGCGGGGGCAGAAGGAGGCATCCTCCGAACTGCTCTCCGCCATTTGCGACGCGCTGGACGTACGGATGTCCGAGCTCATGCGTGAAGTGAGCGACGAACTGTCGCTGGCTGAGCTGGCCGAGTCGGCAGCGGCCAGTGATGCGGTGCCTGTGCCAGTACGCCCGATGCTCAACTCCGTCTCTGTTGCGTCGGTCGCCGGCGTACCCACGGGACGGGTGACCATCAAGGCGCCCGCGGAAGCGGTGGATGTCGTCGCCGCTTGA
- a CDS encoding Lhr family ATP-dependent helicase: MAGSALESFSPATRGWFAGAFDAPTPAQEGAWRAIGEGSDVLVVAPTGSGKTLAAFLASLDRLAAAPPPAEAKKRCRVLYVSPMKALAVDVERNLRSPLTGIRQESVRLGLPEPEVRVGIRSGDTPPAERRSMATKPPDIMITTPESLFLMLTSSARDALAGVETVIVDEVHAVAGTKRGAHLAVSLERLDELLPRPARRIGLSATVRPVDEVARFLSPQRKVEIVQPPSTKEFDLSVVVPVEDLGELSGSPATGDEGGQAEKPSIWPHVEERIADLVQSHRSTIVFANSRRLAERLCNRLNEIAYERATGAAFEEGAEAGGPLPEAHSPAEVMAQSGAAKGAPAVLARAHHGSVSKEQRSQVEEDLKAGRLPAVVATSSLELGIDMGAVDLVIQVESPPSVASGLQRVGRAGHQVGAVSTGVVFPKYRGDLVQAAVVTERMRTGAIEALRIPSNPLDVLAQQIVATVALDSWQADDLLALARRSAPFASLPESAFTAVLDMLAGRYPSDAFAELRPRVVWDRVTGTVTGRPGAQRLAVTSGGTIPDRGLFGVFLAGADPKKGGGRVGELDEEMVYESRVGDVFTLGTTSWRIEDITRDRVLVSPAPGVPGRLPFWKGDQLGRPLELGRALGAFLREIGALSDEDARLRLLAAGLDAWAADNTLSYLDEQRRACGHVPDDRTVLVERFRDELGDWRVVVHSPFGAQVHAPWALALSARLGERYGMDAQVMHADDGIVLRLPDADLMGLDLLDFDPAQADAGGGGGAERGDTGRGFPAAGSDGEQPPVGATDVVFDKGEISQLVTEQVGGSALFASRFRECAARALLLPRRSPGKRTPLWQQRQRASQLLQVASEFGSFPIVLEAVRECLQDVFDVPGLTELMGDLEARRIRLVEVTTPEPSPFARSLLFGYVAQFLYEGDSPLAERRAAALSLDSHLLAELLGQAELRELLDADVLGVLERELQWLTDDRKIKDVEGVADLLRVLGPLTDAELAERGAEPAWAPELETSRRAIQVRIGGAAHWAAVEDAGRLRDALGTALPVGVPEAFTEPVKDPLGDLLARYARTHGPFTSTRAANRFGLGTAVTDGALQRLAASSRVVQGEFHPAGIGQEWCDATVLRRLRRRSLAALRQELEPVPPAALAGFLPQWQHVGDNSLRGIDGLARAIEQLQGAPVPASALEKLILPSRVMGYTPAMLDELTTTGEVVWAGAGALPGKDGWLSVHLADSAPLLLPPPHPLELTAVHESVLTVLSGGYGLFFRQIADQVRATTHPDCTDSQLADALWDLVWSGRLTNDTLAPLRSLLGSGRTAGSTAHRARRNVPRGRYGSLTAAARPASRTGPPTVSGRWSLLPPAEPEPTHRAHALARTLLDRHGVVTRGAVQAEGVEGGFSAIYRILAAFEDSGQARRGYVVEGLGAAQFAMDGAVDRLRAASTARDRADPGSVPRALVLAAADPANAYGAALPWPESPDGAGHKPGRKAGSLVVLVDGELTLYMERGGKSLLAWPTDPSDPALRAAAEALASAARAGTLGTITVERTNGASSLTSPLGRTLEAAGFLATPRGLRLRA, translated from the coding sequence ATGGCCGGTTCCGCACTCGAATCCTTCTCGCCCGCGACCCGCGGCTGGTTCGCGGGCGCCTTCGACGCGCCCACCCCGGCGCAGGAGGGCGCCTGGCGGGCCATCGGCGAGGGCTCGGACGTACTGGTCGTGGCGCCGACCGGATCGGGCAAGACCCTCGCCGCCTTCCTGGCCTCCCTCGACCGGCTGGCGGCCGCCCCGCCACCCGCCGAGGCGAAGAAGCGCTGCCGCGTGCTGTACGTGTCGCCGATGAAGGCGCTCGCCGTGGACGTGGAGCGGAATCTGCGTTCACCACTGACCGGGATCCGTCAGGAATCCGTCCGGCTGGGCCTGCCCGAGCCTGAGGTGCGGGTGGGGATCCGCTCCGGCGACACCCCTCCGGCCGAGCGCCGCTCGATGGCGACGAAGCCGCCGGACATCATGATCACCACCCCCGAGTCGCTGTTCCTGATGCTCACCTCGTCGGCCCGGGACGCGCTGGCCGGAGTCGAGACGGTGATCGTGGACGAGGTGCACGCCGTCGCGGGCACCAAGCGGGGTGCCCATCTGGCCGTGTCCCTGGAGCGTCTCGACGAGCTGCTTCCACGCCCCGCGCGCCGCATCGGGCTGTCGGCCACGGTCCGGCCGGTCGACGAGGTCGCGCGGTTCCTTTCCCCCCAGCGGAAGGTGGAGATCGTCCAGCCGCCGTCCACCAAGGAGTTCGACCTCTCCGTCGTGGTCCCGGTCGAGGATCTGGGCGAGCTCAGCGGCTCCCCCGCCACGGGCGACGAGGGCGGCCAGGCCGAGAAGCCGTCGATCTGGCCCCATGTCGAGGAGCGGATCGCCGATCTCGTCCAGTCCCACCGCTCCACGATCGTCTTCGCCAACTCCCGGCGGCTGGCCGAGCGCCTGTGCAACCGGCTGAACGAGATCGCCTACGAGCGGGCGACCGGTGCCGCGTTCGAGGAGGGGGCGGAGGCCGGCGGCCCGCTGCCCGAGGCCCACTCCCCCGCCGAGGTCATGGCCCAGTCCGGGGCAGCGAAGGGCGCGCCTGCAGTCCTCGCCCGTGCGCACCACGGCTCGGTGTCCAAGGAGCAGCGCTCCCAGGTCGAGGAGGACCTCAAGGCGGGCCGGCTGCCTGCCGTGGTCGCCACCTCCAGTCTGGAGCTGGGCATCGACATGGGAGCGGTCGATCTGGTGATCCAGGTCGAGTCGCCGCCGTCGGTGGCCTCGGGGCTGCAGCGGGTGGGCCGTGCCGGTCACCAGGTCGGTGCCGTGTCCACCGGCGTGGTCTTCCCCAAGTACCGCGGCGACCTGGTGCAGGCGGCCGTGGTCACCGAGCGGATGCGTACGGGGGCCATCGAGGCCCTGAGGATCCCGTCCAACCCGCTGGACGTGCTCGCCCAGCAGATCGTCGCGACGGTGGCCCTCGACAGCTGGCAGGCCGACGACCTGCTCGCGCTCGCCAGGCGGTCAGCGCCCTTCGCCTCGCTGCCCGAGTCCGCGTTCACCGCCGTGCTCGACATGCTCGCCGGCCGCTATCCGTCCGACGCGTTCGCGGAGCTGCGCCCCCGGGTCGTGTGGGACCGCGTCACCGGTACGGTCACGGGCCGCCCCGGTGCCCAGCGGCTCGCCGTCACCTCGGGCGGCACCATCCCCGACCGCGGGCTCTTCGGAGTCTTCCTGGCGGGCGCGGACCCGAAGAAGGGCGGCGGGCGGGTCGGCGAGCTGGACGAGGAGATGGTCTACGAGTCCCGGGTCGGCGACGTCTTCACCCTGGGCACCACGTCGTGGCGGATCGAGGACATCACCAGGGACCGGGTCCTGGTCTCGCCCGCCCCCGGGGTCCCGGGCAGGCTGCCCTTCTGGAAGGGCGACCAACTGGGCCGCCCGCTGGAGCTGGGCCGCGCCCTGGGCGCGTTCCTCAGGGAGATCGGCGCCCTGTCCGACGAGGACGCCCGGCTGCGGCTGCTCGCCGCCGGGCTCGACGCCTGGGCGGCGGACAACACCCTGTCGTACCTCGACGAGCAGCGCCGCGCCTGCGGTCACGTCCCCGACGACCGCACGGTCCTGGTCGAGCGGTTCCGGGACGAGCTCGGCGACTGGCGGGTCGTGGTGCACTCGCCGTTCGGCGCCCAGGTGCACGCACCGTGGGCACTCGCCCTGTCCGCCCGGCTCGGCGAGCGGTACGGCATGGACGCACAGGTCATGCACGCGGACGACGGCATCGTGCTCCGGCTGCCCGACGCCGATCTCATGGGTCTCGACCTCCTCGACTTCGATCCGGCCCAGGCGGATGCGGGAGGTGGCGGGGGTGCCGAGCGCGGCGACACCGGCCGGGGCTTCCCCGCTGCCGGATCCGACGGTGAACAGCCCCCGGTGGGGGCCACCGATGTGGTGTTCGACAAGGGTGAGATCAGCCAGCTCGTCACCGAACAGGTCGGCGGATCGGCCCTCTTCGCCTCCCGCTTCCGTGAATGCGCCGCACGCGCCCTGCTGTTGCCCCGGCGCAGTCCGGGAAAGCGCACCCCCCTCTGGCAGCAGCGCCAGCGCGCGTCCCAGCTGCTGCAGGTCGCCTCCGAGTTCGGCTCGTTCCCGATCGTCCTCGAAGCCGTCCGCGAGTGCCTTCAGGACGTCTTCGACGTCCCGGGCCTCACCGAGCTGATGGGCGACCTGGAGGCGCGCCGTATCCGCCTGGTCGAGGTGACCACGCCCGAGCCGTCCCCGTTCGCCCGCTCGCTCCTCTTCGGCTACGTCGCGCAGTTCCTGTACGAGGGCGACTCACCCCTCGCCGAGAGGCGTGCGGCAGCCCTCTCGCTCGACTCCCATCTCCTGGCCGAGCTGCTCGGCCAGGCGGAGCTGCGCGAGCTGCTCGACGCCGACGTCCTCGGCGTGCTGGAGCGCGAGCTGCAGTGGCTGACCGACGACCGGAAGATCAAGGACGTCGAGGGGGTCGCGGATCTGCTGCGCGTCCTGGGCCCGCTCACCGACGCGGAGCTGGCCGAGCGTGGCGCGGAGCCCGCGTGGGCACCGGAGCTGGAGACGTCGAGGCGCGCCATCCAGGTCCGCATCGGCGGTGCCGCCCACTGGGCGGCCGTCGAGGACGCGGGCAGGCTGCGCGACGCCCTCGGCACCGCGCTCCCGGTGGGGGTCCCCGAGGCGTTCACCGAGCCGGTCAAGGACCCCCTCGGCGACCTGCTCGCCCGGTACGCCCGCACACACGGCCCGTTCACCAGCACCCGGGCGGCAAACCGTTTCGGTCTCGGAACCGCCGTCACGGACGGGGCGCTGCAACGGCTCGCCGCGTCGAGCCGTGTCGTCCAGGGTGAGTTCCACCCCGCGGGCATCGGCCAGGAGTGGTGCGACGCCACGGTGCTTCGACGGCTCCGCCGCCGTTCGCTCGCCGCGCTCCGCCAGGAGCTGGAGCCGGTCCCGCCCGCGGCGCTGGCCGGTTTCCTCCCCCAGTGGCAGCACGTGGGCGACAACAGTCTGCGCGGGATCGACGGACTGGCCCGCGCCATCGAGCAGTTGCAGGGTGCTCCGGTCCCCGCGTCCGCGCTGGAGAAGCTGATCCTGCCGAGCCGGGTCATGGGCTACACCCCGGCGATGCTCGACGAGCTCACGACGACCGGCGAGGTCGTCTGGGCGGGTGCGGGCGCCCTCCCGGGAAAGGACGGCTGGCTCTCCGTCCACCTGGCCGACAGCGCGCCGCTGCTCCTTCCCCCGCCCCACCCGCTGGAGCTGACCGCGGTGCACGAGTCGGTCCTCACCGTCCTCTCCGGCGGGTACGGGCTCTTCTTCCGGCAGATCGCCGACCAGGTCCGCGCCACCACCCACCCGGACTGCACCGATTCCCAGCTGGCCGACGCGCTCTGGGACCTGGTCTGGTCCGGCCGTCTCACCAACGACACGCTGGCCCCGCTGCGTTCGCTCCTCGGCTCGGGGCGCACAGCCGGCTCCACCGCACACCGCGCGAGACGCAATGTGCCGCGGGGGCGTTACGGCTCGCTGACCGCGGCAGCCCGACCGGCCTCCCGGACCGGCCCGCCGACCGTGTCGGGACGCTGGTCGCTCCTGCCTCCCGCGGAGCCCGAGCCGACCCATCGCGCTCATGCCCTGGCACGGACGCTCCTCGACCGCCACGGCGTGGTCACCCGCGGTGCGGTGCAGGCCGAGGGCGTCGAGGGAGGGTTCTCGGCGATCTACCGCATCCTCGCCGCGTTCGAGGACAGCGGGCAGGCCCGTCGTGGTTACGTCGTCGAGGGGCTGGGGGCGGCCCAGTTCGCGATGGACGGCGCCGTGGACCGGCTGAGGGCCGCCTCCACCGCGCGCGACCGCGCCGACCCCGGCTCGGTCCCCCGCGCCCTGGTCCTCGCCGCGGCCGATCCGGCCAACGCGTACGGCGCAGCCCTGCCCTGGCCCGAGTCGCCGGACGGCGCCGGACACAAACCAGGGCGTAAGGCCGGATCACTGGTGGTCCTCGTGGACGGCGAGCTGACGCTCTACATGGAGCGAGGCGGCAAATCCCTCCTCGCGTGGCCGACCGATCCCTCCGACCCCGCGCTCCGCGCGGCGGCCGAGGCGCTCGCCTCGGCCGCCCGCGCGGGAACCCTCGGCACGATCACGGTGGAACGCACCAACGGCGCCTCCTCGCTGACCTCGCCACTGGGCCGGACCCTGGAGGCCGCAGGCTTCCTCGCCACGCCCCGAGGGCTGCGCCTGCGCGCCTGA
- a CDS encoding CinA family protein: MTSGAARVLLRLQERGETLAVAESLTGGLVAAELTSVPGASQAFRGSVTAYATSLKRDVLGVDGALLAERGAVDPAVARSMAAGVRRVLGADWGISTTGVAGPEPQDGKPVGTVFIAVSGPGGVQKVAELRLNGGRADIRKESVRSLLELLSRELGENARAQDTEQNGGN; encoded by the coding sequence GTGACGTCCGGGGCCGCCCGGGTGCTGCTGCGGCTTCAGGAGCGCGGTGAGACGCTCGCCGTCGCCGAATCCCTCACCGGGGGTCTGGTGGCCGCTGAGCTCACTTCCGTACCCGGTGCCTCTCAGGCCTTCCGCGGGTCCGTCACGGCGTACGCCACGTCCCTCAAGCGGGATGTGCTGGGCGTCGACGGCGCACTCCTGGCCGAGCGCGGAGCGGTGGACCCCGCGGTCGCCCGGTCGATGGCCGCCGGCGTACGCCGGGTGCTGGGCGCGGACTGGGGGATCTCGACCACCGGTGTCGCCGGCCCCGAGCCGCAGGACGGCAAGCCCGTGGGGACCGTCTTCATAGCCGTTTCCGGGCCGGGGGGAGTACAGAAAGTCGCCGAGCTGAGGTTGAACGGCGGGCGGGCGGACATCCGTAAGGAGAGTGTACGGAGCCTGCTCGAGCTGCTCTCCCGCGAACTCGGCGAAAACGCGAGGGCACAGGATACGGAACAGAACGGGGGGAATTGA
- a CDS encoding Fpg/Nei family DNA glycosylase, translating into MPEGDTVLQTARRLDAALAGQPLTGFDLRVPRFATADLTGRTVLGVASRGKHLLTRFQGGLTLHSHLRMEGAWRVYGHGERWRGGPSHQIRAVLATAERTAVGYRLPVLELLRTEDEEQAVGHLGPDLLGPDWEPDTALRNLLADPGRRVGDALLDQRNLAGIGNVYMCELCFMARATPWLPVGELSLPLTTRLVSTAKQLLEANRDRPMRTTTGATAALSRSRVRERLFVYGRAGRPCLRCRTPIRVADRDDRPTYWCPHCQSGPTA; encoded by the coding sequence ATGCCTGAAGGTGACACCGTCCTGCAGACGGCCCGACGTCTCGACGCGGCGCTGGCCGGCCAGCCGCTGACGGGCTTCGACCTGCGAGTCCCTCGGTTCGCCACGGCCGACCTGACCGGCCGCACGGTGCTGGGCGTCGCCTCGCGCGGCAAGCACCTGCTCACCCGGTTCCAGGGCGGCCTCACCCTCCACAGCCATCTGCGCATGGAGGGCGCCTGGCGCGTGTACGGCCACGGCGAGCGCTGGCGGGGCGGCCCCTCCCATCAGATCCGCGCCGTCCTCGCCACCGCGGAGCGCACCGCCGTCGGCTACCGGCTGCCGGTCCTCGAACTGCTCCGCACCGAGGACGAGGAGCAGGCCGTCGGCCACCTCGGCCCCGATCTCCTGGGGCCGGACTGGGAACCGGACACCGCTCTGCGCAATCTGCTCGCCGACCCCGGGCGCCGTGTCGGGGACGCGCTTCTGGACCAGCGCAATCTCGCGGGAATCGGCAACGTCTACATGTGCGAGCTCTGCTTCATGGCCCGTGCGACACCCTGGCTGCCTGTGGGCGAGCTGTCCCTGCCCCTCACCACTCGCCTGGTCAGCACGGCCAAGCAGCTCCTGGAGGCCAACCGCGACCGTCCGATGCGGACCACCACGGGAGCGACCGCGGCCCTGTCCCGCAGCCGCGTACGGGAGCGGCTCTTCGTCTACGGACGAGCGGGCCGCCCCTGCCTGCGCTGCCGCACACCCATCCGTGTGGCGGACCGGGACGACCGCCCCACCTACTGGTGTCCGCACTGCCAGTCCGGACCCACCGCCTGA
- a CDS encoding AraC family transcriptional regulator, whose protein sequence is MVEADATQEWARHWQHAELPDLDLLRARYVRHTFPRHSHEGYVLAAITSGVEDVGLPGGTLHAGPGTVLMINPEVPHTARAGVPEGWAYATLYPSAQVINDIAAELMYARGTVGFAETGVRDPRAARLITEVHRAAEEGNALAADSVLRVLVAQLIDRHGGVLPAGAPHAAGARDAARARGVLEERMERPPTLEALAAELGTSPFALLRAFKKQYGMPPHTWLTDARVRRARRMLDAGTAPAEAAVAVGFTDQPHLNRHFTRIVGVPPGAYRRERARTYKTGRDPSP, encoded by the coding sequence ATGGTGGAGGCGGACGCGACACAGGAATGGGCGAGGCACTGGCAGCACGCCGAACTGCCCGACCTCGACCTCCTGCGGGCCCGGTACGTCCGCCACACCTTTCCGCGCCACAGCCACGAGGGCTACGTCCTCGCCGCGATCACCAGCGGCGTCGAGGACGTCGGCCTTCCCGGCGGCACCCTGCACGCCGGGCCGGGGACCGTGCTCATGATCAACCCGGAGGTGCCGCACACCGCCCGCGCCGGAGTGCCGGAGGGGTGGGCGTACGCCACGCTCTACCCGTCCGCCCAGGTGATCAACGACATCGCGGCCGAACTGATGTACGCGCGCGGCACGGTCGGTTTCGCCGAGACAGGCGTGAGGGACCCGCGAGCCGCCCGGCTGATCACCGAGGTCCACCGGGCGGCCGAGGAGGGCAACGCCCTGGCCGCCGACAGCGTCCTGCGTGTCCTGGTCGCCCAGCTGATCGACCGCCACGGCGGCGTGCTGCCGGCCGGGGCGCCCCACGCCGCCGGCGCCCGTGACGCCGCCCGCGCACGCGGCGTGCTGGAGGAGCGGATGGAGCGGCCGCCCACCCTGGAAGCGCTCGCCGCGGAGCTGGGCACCAGCCCGTTCGCGCTGCTGCGGGCCTTCAAGAAGCAGTACGGAATGCCCCCGCACACCTGGCTGACCGATGCCCGTGTACGCCGGGCACGCCGGATGCTCGACGCGGGGACCGCTCCTGCCGAGGCGGCCGTCGCCGTGGGCTTCACCGACCAGCCCCACCTCAACCGTCACTTCACCCGGATCGTCGGGGTGCCCCCGGGCGCGTACCGGCGCGAGCGCGCAAGAACGTACAAGACCGGCCGGGATCCCTCCCCGTAG
- a CDS encoding CsbD family protein: protein MTDKKAMDKLKGKAKETTGKLTGDRRKETEGKSDQAKAKAEGALGETGDRAKGVKDSLTDDK from the coding sequence ATGACGGACAAGAAGGCCATGGACAAGCTCAAGGGCAAGGCGAAGGAAACGACCGGCAAGCTCACCGGAGACCGCCGCAAGGAGACCGAGGGCAAATCCGACCAGGCCAAGGCGAAGGCCGAGGGCGCTCTGGGCGAGACCGGCGACCGTGCCAAGGGTGTGAAGGACTCGCTCACCGACGACAAGTGA